From one Verrucomicrobiota bacterium genomic stretch:
- a CDS encoding small basic protein: MSQHPSFQRGSLHAAKRCVLKRFERVELLRRRGQWTEGRRVTALPKTKPED, encoded by the coding sequence ATGTCCCAACATCCGAGTTTTCAAAGAGGTAGTCTACATGCGGCGAAGCGGTGTGTTTTAAAGCGTTTTGAGCGCGTTGAGTTATTACGTCGGCGCGGTCAGTGGACCGAAGGGCGTCGCGTAACGGCGCTTCCGAAGACGAAGCCGGAGGACTAG
- the rpsP gene encoding 30S ribosomal protein S16 encodes MSLKIRLQRQGRIHHPAYRIVVAESTCRRDGKYVEKLGTYEPQARGNTAPLILDIDRATYWMSVGAKPTETAAHLIRRARKSVTAK; translated from the coding sequence ATGTCATTAAAGATTAGATTGCAGCGGCAAGGTCGTATCCATCATCCCGCGTATCGGATCGTTGTCGCGGAGAGTACCTGTCGTCGCGACGGGAAGTATGTCGAGAAGCTCGGAACGTACGAGCCTCAAGCCCGAGGCAATACGGCACCGTTGATTCTCGATATTGACCGTGCAACCTACTGGATGAGCGTCGGAGCAAAACCAACTGAAACCGCTGCCCATCTTATTCGTCGTGCACGGAAATCGGTTACCGCAAAATAA
- a CDS encoding Bax inhibitor-1/YccA family protein, protein MKEEISRSNPVFQEQVFRSVQSSPFEVVQTMTASGVCKKTFILLGLLLMTAAFAWFRPCPPEALCQQIILFSLIVFGLCIAVRLCPPQAARIIAPLYALTEGFVFGAISRIAELRVPSVVSQAALSTVVVLAVMLFMYRRGIIQPTQRFTLVVFSATVAIAITYLLSALFSAFGGGGFSFLHGNSLLGIGVSAVVCVVAALNLILDFGFIENQIKNGAPKEMEWIATLGLFVTLLWIYIEVLELLTKLHSRD, encoded by the coding sequence ATGAAAGAGGAGATTTCTCGGAGCAACCCCGTTTTTCAGGAACAGGTTTTTCGTAGCGTTCAGAGTAGCCCGTTTGAGGTAGTGCAAACGATGACCGCGAGCGGTGTATGTAAAAAAACCTTTATATTGCTCGGTTTACTTCTGATGACAGCAGCCTTCGCGTGGTTTCGGCCATGCCCTCCGGAAGCGCTCTGCCAACAGATTATTCTATTTTCATTGATTGTATTTGGTCTTTGCATCGCTGTTCGCCTTTGCCCTCCTCAAGCCGCACGGATTATCGCGCCGCTTTATGCATTAACAGAGGGATTTGTGTTCGGCGCGATTTCGCGAATCGCAGAATTGAGGGTTCCAAGTGTCGTTTCGCAAGCTGCACTTTCAACGGTTGTTGTTTTAGCAGTTATGCTGTTCATGTATCGTCGGGGAATCATCCAGCCGACACAAAGGTTTACGCTTGTCGTTTTCTCGGCGACAGTTGCGATCGCAATTACTTATCTTCTGAGCGCTCTATTTAGCGCATTTGGTGGGGGCGGATTTTCATTTCTCCACGGAAACTCCTTACTCGGCATTGGCGTTAGCGCTGTTGTTTGTGTTGTTGCGGCGCTGAATCTCATTCTTGATTTTGGGTTTATCGAAAACCAGATTAAGAATGGTGCCCCCAAGGAGATGGAGTGGATTGCAACGCTCGGCCTCTTTGTCACACTTCTGTGGATTTATATCGAAGTCCTCGAGCTATTGACGAAGCTCCATAGCCGCGATTAG
- a CDS encoding glycosyltransferase family 9 protein: protein MRLLVIKPSSLGDIVHAMVVVSELKRQRPEVVVDWIARDCFAELVRASQIAQRVLIYERHGGLLSFFRLLSLIRQETYDCVFDMQGLARSGIMTLFARSPRKIGRKDARELSCLAYTETVPYPGATHAIDILKEFLTTVDCSNEISGIVPEFEHVMSPKYTEFLKEQIPQRPFVCLFPESRVSEKEWRHFSKLAELLLLSEPNLNLLILGSPSHLRFHCENSRLFDFRGQTSLTDIVFLIRHASLVIANDSGPMHISAAQGRPTLGLFTITDPLRFGPYPVYRKSNVALRLENKPSEIDLVAYTAIEMLNDLPGRDRKFSL, encoded by the coding sequence ATGCGCCTCCTCGTCATTAAGCCTTCTTCGCTCGGCGATATCGTTCACGCGATGGTCGTTGTGAGTGAACTTAAACGTCAGCGACCAGAGGTCGTCGTCGATTGGATCGCTCGGGATTGCTTTGCCGAACTCGTTAGGGCTTCGCAGATCGCACAACGGGTGCTAATTTACGAACGTCATGGCGGTTTGTTATCGTTTTTCCGGCTACTTTCGCTGATCCGCCAAGAGACCTACGACTGCGTTTTCGATATGCAGGGCCTGGCACGTAGCGGTATTATGACACTTTTTGCAAGATCTCCTCGAAAAATCGGACGCAAAGATGCGCGCGAACTCTCGTGCTTGGCATACACTGAGACAGTCCCATATCCCGGTGCAACGCATGCGATCGATATTCTTAAAGAATTCCTTACGACTGTCGATTGTAGCAACGAGATTTCCGGGATCGTTCCGGAATTCGAACACGTCATGTCGCCAAAATACACGGAATTTCTCAAAGAGCAAATCCCACAAAGACCCTTCGTTTGCCTCTTTCCCGAAAGTCGCGTGTCTGAAAAAGAGTGGCGGCATTTTTCAAAACTCGCCGAACTTTTACTGTTATCGGAACCAAATCTCAACCTCCTTATCCTTGGAAGTCCCTCGCACCTTAGATTTCATTGCGAAAATTCTCGCTTATTTGACTTTCGCGGGCAAACGTCGCTAACCGACATCGTCTTTCTCATTCGGCATGCAAGTCTCGTGATCGCAAACGACAGCGGCCCCATGCATATTTCAGCCGCTCAGGGACGTCCAACGCTTGGGTTGTTCACCATTACGGATCCACTCCGCTTCGGCCCTTATCCTGTTTATCGCAAATCTAATGTCGCCCTACGCCTCGAAAATAAGCCTAGCGAAATCGACCTCGTCGCTTATACCGCAATCGAAATGCTCAACGATCTTCCGGGACGCGATCGGAAATTTTCCTTGTAA